In Oxyura jamaicensis isolate SHBP4307 breed ruddy duck chromosome 20, BPBGC_Ojam_1.0, whole genome shotgun sequence, the following are encoded in one genomic region:
- the DIDO1 gene encoding death-inducer obliterator 1 isoform X2, which yields MEQAVSLQPVSLESESNTDNMENSSPASALDEKGEQSNEEEQKTIKPTSKEFRKTWGFRRTTIAKREGAGDIDMDSSEQQPQQQQQGLNLRRSGRQPKRTERVEEFLTTVRRRGRRNAPIALEDSSEPASGPATDAETASEGSVESASDIKPVTRRSGTRSSKDQKGSKSRRTKEEEEEEEDEEEEEDTSDSDSDGLTLKELQNRLRNKRVEQKPAQLTLKDIQNRLRKRPSEQDPTETGDIQPENQVKAELPVKQEPEIIDGTEVASQVTVSEENTEDLQVQEEIKPTVGVKGVTDKGLEELPKGKPESEIYDPNALYCICRQPHNNRFMICCDRCEEWFHGDCVGISEARGRLLERNGEDYICPNCTILQVQDEPISETEQQEDKASQITVDGTEFTSIGTVEQKSVEDQGIKGRIEKASNPSGKKKLKIFQPVIETPGASKCIGPGCFNVAQPDSVYCSNDCILKHAAATMKFLSAGKDSKTKPKEKVKSKSEKPSMPKSQLQTGTKPLSNQKRQYPEKREMTVTKVLTSAKTEANIQPYAKEPAVENSTPSWASDHNYNAVKPEKTAAISSSLLFKSQKEEKRNEDKATEFIGASKKAIASASMAEKHTSSLTKNFPTKKSPSFSSTSLIKQPLKPAGSFKGVIPKKPWPSTGSGVPSKQSAFSHDTSVSKKPAASSLAGGLKRPSVSSISTASGSSQVKTQASPIQSQPNSQIRQNIRRSLKEILWKRVNDSDDLVMTESEVGKVALNIEKEMFNLFQVTDNRYKSKYRSIMFNLKDPKNQGLFHRVLREEISLSKLVRMKPEELLSKELSVWKEKPAKAMLESRNKSHEIKKTAVKREHVPDVNMEDSPPVSDSDEQQESTRTVQNVNSAPSLDVFSSMLKDTTSQHRAHLFDLNCKICTGQISASEDVPPKKSKLVASVKKAESKSKPEVKPKYESSAPSAAAEPAKEAAPESTEETEVGPAAEAVSQSSLERTYIPTTQGHNNTEPSESEEPSTFTASCTGGVVTTVTVSGRDPRTAMSSSSGTTTTALRFGTASDKVPTGETKQEMSKPVMTVPKSILTKPSSSPDPRYLAVHQSPNISVAEPRSPQDSDTSLFLSRLTTIWKGFINMQSVAKFVTKAYPVSGCFDYLSEDLPDTIHIGGRISPKTVWDYVGKLKSSLSKELCLIRFHPATEEEEVAYISLYSYFSSRGRFGVVANNNRHVKDLYLIPLSSKDPIPSKLLPFEGPGLESSRPNLILGLVICQKGKRLATGMDTDKIEEKRSRIQVQDETETSLYSKGPGASSQEKKTPKYTLYSGDSAVSTTPPGSPPPPPPLAVPETSSVTPSVLKILSSLKSGTTSTVTPPVSATASASATATQSSSSKTATPLEHILQTLFGKKKTFAPPAKETETVQSSNQEAQAAVDGGVSAVPLLDPIVQQFGQMSKDKAIEDEEDDRPYDPEEEYDPEKAFEMQTGESKKVYSVEKPSNAAELEDEAYDPEDETILEEAKVTVDDLPNKMYTDTKNTSMETSASYVPDLSASSSLVEQQKMLEELNKQIEEQKRQLEEQEEALRQQRAAVGVSMAHFSVSDALMSPPPKSSLIKTELFHQDQQAAQNVDLPSSSNQQAQVSNQSCDPRQNRDPRQARRMATETNDGTDSRIKPQAAQNEISTREISQASFPNALQTSLGKEDKTLISATQLSYSGDNWVSSEKASTVLQKEAPNSKFENTAQVNLENVSQTFSAEPSTSKPLRKVLLPTPPSTSFQPNFSASNDSQSLQDMHKVSWSNEANTMFPSQEKAAGHFEPDRGLSSVQYEEQRNPQSHQFVEQTDSPSVQSEGGPLPQHFEENRAGGPFSLSGQKGGPPAPLMLNAPGGPHGPNFRGPAPQFSEEHGSPNNDGQRGAAPGRFGGQKGPIPSLFSTQHGPPSLFGDNRGPAPSYHPRGMSPSQFEDRREPHMEQREFPDSQYNEMVRPPGQFEGPDQPQFMGNRGPSPFPFGGQRRPAPAQFKGQRGGPQFGGPRGPAPSHFGGPRGPHPNQFEGQRGPAPNHIPGPRGLLPQPFEERRGGSPPPRFANQRGPAPLQFGGPRGSTPAMFPEQNEPPPSRFHFQGQSPQNMKSTPRPLLDLPSHPPAHRKEMWEEAGPSAPLSGISGQGPESEGQWSGSDFREGKSPEFRGQTFEGRQRERYEGGNKDKVLDQPEPQQADNRQSRPFEERRRDREHGRPWERDRGRNWNRDRDWERHRDKEWDKNRDRNQNKDREKDSERGKDWERNRDRERARTRERESYRRRDRERSRSRDRDRDRDRDRDRSREKERDRDRDRDRERGKDRKDRSKSREIGKEMKPETPKESQKPTEAEASSSTNQS from the exons ATGGAACAAGCTGTAAGTTTGCAGCCAGTGTCATTGGAATCTGAATCTAATACTGATAACATGGAAAACAGTTCCCCTG CATCAGCTTTGGATGAAAAAGGTGAGCAAAGCAATGAGGAGGAACAAAAAACTATCAAACCTACAAGCAAAGAGTTCAGGAAAACCTGGGGTTTTCGAAGGACTACAATTGCCAAGAGAGAAGGTGCAGGAGATATAGATATGGACTCTAGTGAACAacagccgcagcagcagcagcaaggcttAAACCTCAGGCGTAGCGGACGACAACCAAAGCGAACAGAAAGAGTGGAAGAATTTCTTACAACAGTAAGGcgcagaggaaggaggaatgCTCCTATTGCTCTGGAAGATTCAAGTGAACCCGCATCAGGTCCAGCCACAGATGCTGAAACTGCTTCAGAAGGTAGTGTTGAGAGTGCTTCAGATATAAAACCTGTGACTCGGAGGAGTGGCACTAGGAGTAGTAAGGATCAGAAAGGCTCTAAAAGCAGACGCacaaaagaggaagaggaggaggaggaagatgaggaagaggaagaagatacTTCTGATAGCGACAGCGATGGGTTAACACTAAAGGAACTGCAGAATCGACTAAGAAACAAACGTGTTGAACAGAAGCCTGCTCAACTGACACTGAAAGATATACAGAACCGCCTGAGAAAAAGACCTTCTGAGCAAGATCCTACAGAAACAGgtgatatccagcctgaaaaTCAAGTTAAAGCTGAATTACCTGTCAAACAGGAGCCTGAGATTATAGACGGCACTGAGGTTGCAAGTCAAGTTACTGTGTCtgaggaaaacactgaagatCTTCAGGTTCAGGAGGAGATAAAGCCTACTGTTGGAGTAAAAGGGGTTACAGACAAAGGACTTGAGGAGTTGCCCAAAGGAAAACCAGAATCTGAGATTTATGACCCCAACGCGCTGTATTGTATCTGTCGTCAGCCTCATAACAACAG GTTTATGATTTGTTGCGATAGATGTGAGGAATGGTTTCACGGTGACTGTGTGGGTATCTCTGAGGCTCGAGGGCGGCTGTTGGAGAGGAATGGTGAGGACTATATCTGTCCAAACTGCACCATTCTCCAGGTACAGGATGAGCcaatttcagaaacagagcagCAAGAAGATAAAGCAAGTCAAATAACTGTGGACGGTACAGAATTCACAAGCATAGGAACAGTTGAACAAAAGTCTGTTGAGGACCAGGGGATCAAGGGTAGGATTGAAAAAGCTTCAAATccaagtgggaagaaaaaactcAAGATATTTCAACCT GTAATTGAAACTCCTGGTGCGTCAAAGTGCATTGGTCCTGGCTGTTTTAACGTGGCTCAGCCTGATTCTGTGTACTGCAGCAATGACTGCATTCTCAAACATGCCGCAGCCACCATGAAGTTTCTAAGTGCGGGCAAagattcaaaaacaaaacctaaagaGAAGGTCaaatcaaaatctgaaaaaccCAGCATGCCAAAATCTCAGCTGCAG ACAGGTACTAAACCTCTTTCAAACCAGAAGAGACAATATCCTGAGAAAAGAGAGATGACTGTGACGAAGGTTTTGACATCTGCCAAGACTGAGGCAAACATTCAACCTTATGCTAAAGAGCCAGCAGTAGAAAACAGCACACCTTCCTGGGCAAGCGATCATAATTACAATGCTGTAAAGCCTGAAAAGACTGCTGCCATTTCATCTTCACTGTTGTTCAAAT ctcaaaaggaagagaagagaaatgaagataAAGCAACAGAGTTTATAGGGGCATCAAAGAAAGCTATTGCTTCAGCATCTATGGCGGAGAAACACACATCTTCCCTCACTAAAAATTTTCCTACAAAGAAGTCCCCATCCTTCTCTAGCACATCACTAATTAAGCAGCCACTTAAACCTGCTGGGAGTTTCAAAGGTGTAATTCCCAAGAAACCATGGCCTTCAACAGGCAGCGGCGTTCCTTCAAAACAATCAGCTTTTTCACATGACACGTCAGTTTCCAAAAAACCAGCTGCATCCAGTTTGGCTGGAGGACTCAAAAGGCCTTCGGTGTCTTCCATTTCTACTGCATCTGGAAGTAGTCAAGTGAAAACACAAGCTAGCCCTATCCAGTCACAGCCCAACTCGCAGATTCGACAAAATATTCGTCGGTCCctaaaagaaattttatggAAGAG aGTCAATGATAGTGATGATCTGGTCATGACAGAGAGTGAAGTAGGGAAAGTAGCACTCAATATTGAAAAGGAGatgtttaatttgtttcaaGTAACGGACAACCGATACAAGAGTAAATACCGTAGCATCATGTTCAATCTCAAGGACCCAAAAAATCAG ggaCTTTTTCATCGCGTTCTTCGTGAGGAGATCTCACTGTCAAAGCTGGTGAGAATGAAACCAGAAGAACTTTTATCTAAAGAACTGTCTGTATGGAAAGAGAAACCAGCCAAAGCG aTGTTAGAGTCAAGGAACAAATCACACGAGATCaagaaaacagctgtaaaaCGGGAACACGTCCCAGATGTAAATATGGAAGATTCTCCCCCAGTGTCTGATTCTGAT GAGCAGCAAGAGTCAACCCGAACTGTGCAAAATGTAAATAGTGCTCCTTCTCTAGATGTTTTTAGCAGTATGTTGAAGGATACAACAAGTCAACATCGAGCCCATCTTTTTGACCTGAACTGCAAAATCTGTACAG GTCAGATTTCAGCATCTGAAGATGTACCACCGAAAAAGTCAAAGTTAGTGGCTTCTGTTAAAAAAGCAGAGTCAAAATCTAAACCAGAAGTTAAGCCAAAATATGAAAGCTCTGCACCATCAGCAGCAGCGGAGCCTGCCAAAGAGGCAGCCCCTGAAAGTACAGAGGAAACTGAAGTTGgacctgcagcagaagcagtttCCCAGTCGAGCTTAGAAAGAACTTACATTCCTACAACCCAAGGCCATAACAACACAGAACCTTCTGAATCTGAAGAACCTTCAACTTTTACTGCCTCTTGCACTGGTGGAGTTGTCACAACTGTAACAGTTTCTGGCCGAGACCCTAGAACAGCAATGAGCAGCTCCTCTGGTACTACGACAACAGCCCTACGTTTTGGTACTGCATCTGATAAAGTTCCAACAGGGGAAACAAAGCAGGAAATGTCAAAACCAGTAATGACTGTCCCCAAGTCAATATTAACAAAACCTTCGTCCTCACCAGATCCAAGATACTTAGCTGTTCATCAGTCACCCAATATCAG TGTCGCAGAGCCCCGCTCACCTCAAGACAGCGatacttctctcttcctctctcgCCTCACCACCATTTGGAAAGGATTTATTAATATGCAAAGTGTGGCCAAATTTGTCACTAAAGCATATCCTGTCTCCGGGTGCTTTGATTATCTTAGTGAG GATTTACCAGACACAATTCATATTGGTGGGAGGATCTCACCGAAGACAGTCTGGGATTATGTTGGCAAACTCAAATCTTCACTTTCtaag GAATTGTGTTTGATTCGTTTCCATCCTGccacagaagaagaagaagttgCCTATATCTCTCTCTACTCCTATTTTAGCAGTCGTGGTCGTTTTGGTGTTGTAGCTAATAACAACAGACATGTCAAGGATCTCTACCTGATCCCACTGAGTTCTAAGGACCCAATTCCTTCCAAACTCTTGCCCTTTGAGGGACCAG GTCTCGAGTCTTCACGTCCGAATTTAATTCTTGGATTGGTTATCTGTCAGAAAGGGAAGCGTCTTGCTACTGGCATGGATACAgacaaaatagaagaaaagcgCAGCCGAATTCAAGTGCaagatgaaacagaaacatCACTGTACTCTAAGGGGCCAGGAGCTTCctcacaagaaaagaaaactccGAAATACACGCTGTATTCGGGAGATTCAGCTGTAAGTACAACACCACCTGGatctcctccacctccacccccaCTTGCCGTTCCAGAAACCTCATCAGTTACAccttcagtattaaaaatactgtcCTCGCTTAAAAGTGGAACCACAAGTACTGTAACGCCCCCAGTTTCAGCTACTGCTTCTGCAAGTGCTACTGCTACGCAGTCTTCATCCTCAAAAACTGCCACACCTCTTGAGCACATCCTCCAGACactttttggaaaaaagaagactTTTGCACCTCCTGCTAAGGAGACTGAAACTGTCCAGTCTTCAAATCAGGAGGCTCAAGCAGCTGTTGATGGAGGTGTGTCAGCTGTTCCTTTGCTAGATCCCATTGTACAACAGTTCGGACAGATGTCAAAAGACAAAGCTATAGAAGATGAGGAGGATGACAGGCCATATGATCCTGAAGAAGAATATGACCCAGagaaagcttttgaaatgcaGACTGGTGAAAGCAAAAAAGTATATAGTGTGGAAAAGCCCAGTAACGCAGCAGAACTAGAGGATGAGGCCTATGATCCGGAAGACGAAACTATCTTGGAAGAAGCAAAAGTTACGGTTGATGATTTACCTAACAAAATGTATACAGacacaaaaaacacttctatgGAAACATCTGCTTCATATGTGCCGGATTTATCTGCATCTTCGTCCTTGGTGGAACAGCAAAAAATGTTAgaagaattaaacaaacaaatagaagaGCAGAAACGACAACTAGAGGAGCAAGAAGAAGCCCTCAGACAACAAAGGGCAGCTGTTGGTGTTTCCATGGCTCATTTTTCAGTGTCTGATGCTTTAATGTCACCACCACCCAAATCTTCCCTAATAAAGACTGAGCTGTTCCATCAGGACCAACAAGCTGCACAAAACGTAGATTTACCTTCATCTTCCAATCAGCAAGCACAAGTTTCCAACCAGAGCTGTGACCCACGGCAGAATAGAGACCCTCGACAAGCTAGAAGAATGGCAACAGAAACTAATGACGGCACCGACTCTCGAATAAAgccacaggcagcacagaatgAGATATCCACAAGGGAAATTTCTCAAGCGagttttccaaatgctttgcaGACTTCACTTGGTAAGGAAGATAAAACCTTAATTTCTGCTACTCAGCTTAGTTACAGTGGTGATAATTGGGTTTCAAGTGAAAAGGCTTCTACAGTGTTGCAGAAAGAGGCACCTAATAGCAAATTTGAAAACACTGCTCAAGTTAATTTGGAAAATGTGAGtcaaacattttctgcagagccttctACATCCAAACCTTTACGTAAAGTGCTGCTTCCGACACCTCCAAGTACATCTTTTCAGCCTAATTTCTCCGCATCTAATGACAGTCAGTCTTTGCAAGATATGCATAAAGTATCCTGGTCAAATGAGGCAAATACAATGTTTCCTTCTCAGGAAAAGGCAGCTGGTCACTTTGAACCAGACAGGGGTCTTTCTTCGGTGCAATACGAAGAACAAAGAAACCCTCAGTCTCATCAGTTTGTAGAACAAACTGACTCTCCATCAGTTCAGAGTGAGGGTGGGCCTCTCCCACAGCACTTTGAGGAAAACCGAGCTGGAGGTCCATTTTCTTTGTCTGGGCAGAAAGGAGGACCTCCAGCACCACTGATGCTCAATGCACCCGGAGGACCTCATGGACCTAATTTTAGAGGACCAGCGCCACAGTTCTCAGAAGAGCATGGTTCTCCAAATAATGATGGGCAAAGAGGAGCTGCCCCTGGAAGATTTGGAGGTCAGAAGGGTCCcattccttctttattttctacacAGCATGGACCACCATCTCTGTTTGGTGACAACAGGGGCCCTGCTCCGTCTTACCATCCAAGAGGAATGTCACCATCTCAGTTTGAAGATCGTAGGGAACCTCACATGGAACAAAGGGAATTCCCAGATTCCCAGTATAATGAGATGGTCAGGCCTCCAGGACAGTTTGAAGGACCTGATCAACCTCAGTTTATGGGAAACAGAGGACCTTCACCTTTTCCTTTTGGAGGTCAAAGACGGCCCGCACCAGCTCAGTTTAAAGGACAGAGAGGAGGTCCGCAGTTTGGAGGACCTAGAGGTCCAGCCCCTAGTCATTTTGGGGGACCAAGAGGGCCTCACCCGAATCAATTTGAAGGGCAAAGAGGTCCAGCTCCAAACCATATACCCGGCCCACGAGGACTTCTGCCACAGCCATTTGAAGAACGGAGAGGAGGCAGTCCACCACCCAGGTTTGCCAACCAGAGAGGTCCAGCACCACTTCAGTTTGGAGGACCAAGAGGATCCACACCTGCAATGTTTCCAGAACAAAATGAACCTCCTCCTTCTAGATTTCATTTCCAAGGTCAGTCACCACAAAATATGAAGTCAACCCCAAGACCACTCCTGGACCTTCCAAGTCATCCACCAGCCCACAGAAAGGAGATGTGGGAGGAAGCTGGCCCGTCTGCACCTCTTTCCGGTATTTCTGGACAAGGGCCTGAGTCAGAAGGACAGTGGTCAGGATCTGACTTCCGAGAAGGCAAAAGTCCTGAATTTAGAGGCCAGACTTTTGaagggagacagagagagagatacGAAGGAGGAAATAAAGACAAGGTTTTAGATCAGCCAGAGCCTCAGCAAGCAGATAACCGACAAAGTAGACCCTTTGAGGAAAGACGAAGGGATCGAGAACATGGCAGACCTTGGGAAAGAGACCGTGGCAGAAACTGGAACAGAGACAGGGACTGGGAGAGACACAGAGACAAAGAATGGGAcaaaaacagagacagaaaccaaaacaaagataGAGAGAAAGACTCAGAGCGAGGTAAAGActgggaaagaaacagagaccGAGAAAGAGCAAGAACCAGAGAGAGAGAATCCTACAGGAGACGTGACAGAGAACGATCAAGAAGCAGAGACAGAGATCGTGACAGAGACCGAGACCGGGATCgaagcagggaaaaagaaagagatcgAGACAGAGATCGAGATCGTGAAAGAGGGAAAGATCGGA